One Nitrosopumilus piranensis genomic region harbors:
- a CDS encoding NUDIX hydrolase, producing MLTLEKIESIFSTPIDPVLENTGKYRLASILVVIYGQEPLVVMTEKPKNMKFHAGEISFPGGKLDTNDSDLLDTALRETSEEIGLTITRDQVVGQLDPVVTLNSGFLILPFISVVNEIPKLSANCEVEKIFHIPLEPFLKTMAHDPDPSHNIIQEMYTFEYQNKIVWGASARILKQIQRALKS from the coding sequence TTTTAGAAAATACTGGGAAATATCGACTTGCATCAATTCTTGTTGTGATTTATGGACAAGAACCACTAGTTGTAATGACTGAAAAACCAAAAAATATGAAATTCCATGCTGGCGAAATATCTTTTCCAGGAGGAAAATTGGATACAAATGATTCAGATCTTCTTGATACTGCATTACGTGAAACTAGTGAAGAAATTGGCTTGACCATTACAAGAGATCAAGTTGTTGGGCAACTAGATCCTGTTGTGACACTGAATTCTGGCTTTCTTATTTTGCCTTTTATTTCGGTTGTTAATGAAATACCAAAACTTTCTGCAAATTGTGAAGTTGAAAAAATTTTTCATATTCCCTTGGAGCCATTTTTGAAAACTATGGCGCACGATCCTGATCCTTCACATAACATTATTCAAGAAATGTACACCTTTGAATATCAAAACAAAATAGTTTGGGGTGCTTCTGCTAGAATCTTAAAACAAATTCAGAGAGCCTTAAAATCCTGA
- a CDS encoding 60S ribosomal protein L39, which produces MAARKSSPRKIRLLKKTRQASPVPAWIILKTKRNVRTNPKRRAWRSTDVEVG; this is translated from the coding sequence ATGGCTGCACGCAAGTCCTCTCCAAGGAAGATTCGTTTGTTGAAGAAAACAAGACAGGCATCACCAGTACCAGCTTGGATTATTCTCAAGACAAAGAGAAACGTTAGAACAAATCCAAAACGTAGAGCTTGGAGATCAACTGATGTGGAGGTAGGATAG
- a CDS encoding cell division protein FtsZ gives MSFQVKEPVLVIGLGGVGSKLAVKAKDSLNSNCLLISNDSKDFVEEVPSVHVSTDSVVNPSMQLIRGSAYNISEEIKSKISGYSTVVMMSNLAGKAGSAIAPVVSEICKESDKGLISFAIMPFKYEKDRIFNSGVSLKRVREDSECTIVLDNDSLLESNPDLTPKACYDIANSAIMHVVESLGTSEMTSETNILTTSKEGQNIEDSLRDSLKMLYENAPPNAVKRSILYVVGGSNIPVGVLNSITNLTSGIFSESNSQIDMTSTAEESKVVMLSSIQGMTKFDNYDPLGMIPQEDTLDWSTPDCSIDCKLDLYQLE, from the coding sequence ATGAGTTTTCAAGTAAAAGAACCAGTTTTAGTTATTGGCTTGGGTGGCGTAGGCTCAAAATTAGCAGTTAAAGCAAAAGATTCACTAAATTCAAATTGTCTTTTGATTAGTAATGATTCAAAGGACTTTGTAGAGGAAGTACCATCTGTTCATGTTTCTACAGATTCAGTAGTGAATCCATCTATGCAATTAATCAGAGGCTCAGCCTACAATATATCTGAGGAGATCAAATCAAAGATTTCAGGCTATTCCACAGTTGTCATGATGAGTAATTTGGCTGGAAAAGCAGGCTCAGCTATAGCCCCAGTTGTTTCTGAGATATGCAAGGAATCAGATAAAGGATTGATTTCATTTGCAATTATGCCTTTCAAATATGAAAAAGACAGAATTTTCAATTCAGGCGTTTCACTAAAAAGAGTTAGAGAAGACTCTGAATGCACAATTGTACTGGATAATGACTCGTTACTTGAGAGCAATCCTGATTTGACACCTAAAGCATGCTACGACATTGCAAACTCAGCAATAATGCATGTAGTTGAATCACTTGGAACCTCAGAGATGACTTCTGAGACAAACATCCTTACAACAAGCAAAGAAGGACAAAATATTGAGGATTCACTTAGAGATTCACTAAAAATGTTATACGAAAACGCTCCACCTAACGCAGTAAAACGTTCAATATTATATGTCGTAGGAGGAAGCAACATTCCAGTAGGCGTCTTAAACTCAATTACAAATCTTACAAGCGGAATTTTTAGTGAAAGCAATTCACAAATTGATATGACTTCAACTGCTGAAGAATCTAAAGTAGTAATGTTATCATCCATACAAGGAATGACAAAGTTTGATAATTATGATCCTCTTGGAATGATTCCACAAGAAGATACTCTTGACTGGTCTACACCAGATTGCAGTATCGATTGCAAACTAGATTTATACCAATTAGAATAA
- a CDS encoding tRNA (N(6)-L-threonylcarbamoyladenosine(37)-C(2))-methylthiotransferase, with product MAKIFVESYGCSASFADSEMISGLVLNGGHTLVEDSSESDLNIVVTCSVKDATANKMIHRIKSLKTKPLVVAGCLPKAEKETVEKFSENASLLGPNSLGKTLQVIDSTLKGRKKIALEDSDLSKVGLPKVRLNPAVGIVEIASGCMSECTFCQTKISKGDLQSYRLGDIVRQVKTEINEGCKEIWLTSTDNGCYGFDIGTDLPSLINAVSEIPENFMIRVGMMNPMYMPRIREKLIESYDNDKVFKFLHIPVQSGSDKVLHDMKRGHTAGTFREIVKKARERFPNFTISTDIIVGFPSETKEDFEKTVDLIDETRPDVVNLSKYSARPGTEAAERVQIDVSEVKSRSKKIFEQINNISLENNKKWIGWKGNVLFDEKTDEGIKGRNFAYKPVFVPEQVGIGQSRVVEIVGSTQNSLLGKIAS from the coding sequence ATGGCAAAGATTTTTGTAGAGTCCTATGGATGTTCTGCAAGTTTTGCAGATTCTGAAATGATTTCAGGACTAGTTCTAAATGGAGGTCATACTTTAGTTGAAGATTCTTCAGAATCGGATCTCAATATCGTTGTCACATGTTCTGTAAAAGATGCCACAGCAAACAAGATGATTCATAGAATAAAATCATTAAAGACAAAACCCCTTGTAGTAGCTGGTTGTCTACCAAAGGCAGAAAAGGAAACTGTTGAAAAATTTTCTGAAAATGCTAGCCTACTTGGTCCAAATTCTCTAGGTAAAACTCTACAAGTAATTGATTCTACACTTAAAGGCAGAAAAAAAATTGCATTAGAAGATTCAGATCTATCTAAAGTTGGACTTCCAAAGGTTAGACTCAATCCAGCAGTAGGAATAGTTGAGATTGCAAGTGGTTGCATGAGTGAGTGTACCTTTTGTCAAACTAAAATTTCCAAAGGAGATCTTCAAAGTTATAGATTAGGAGATATCGTAAGACAAGTAAAAACAGAGATTAATGAAGGGTGTAAGGAAATTTGGTTAACATCAACAGATAATGGATGTTATGGATTTGATATTGGAACTGATTTACCTTCTTTGATAAATGCAGTTTCAGAAATTCCAGAGAACTTTATGATAAGAGTTGGAATGATGAATCCAATGTACATGCCAAGAATTAGAGAAAAATTAATTGAGTCTTATGATAATGACAAAGTCTTCAAGTTTCTACACATTCCAGTCCAAAGTGGAAGTGACAAAGTATTACATGACATGAAAAGAGGCCATACTGCAGGAACCTTTAGAGAAATAGTAAAAAAGGCAAGAGAGAGATTCCCAAACTTTACTATTTCAACTGACATTATTGTTGGATTTCCATCAGAAACAAAAGAGGACTTTGAAAAAACAGTAGATTTGATTGATGAGACAAGGCCAGATGTAGTAAATCTATCAAAATATAGCGCAAGACCAGGAACTGAAGCTGCTGAGCGGGTACAAATCGATGTTTCAGAAGTAAAGTCAAGAAGTAAGAAGATTTTTGAGCAGATCAACAATATATCATTAGAGAACAACAAAAAGTGGATCGGTTGGAAAGGAAATGTTCTCTTTGATGAAAAAACTGATGAGGGTATCAAAGGTAGAAATTTTGCTTACAAGCCAGTGTTTGTCCCAGAACAGGTGGGTATTGGGCAATCACGTGTTGTAGAAATTGTCGGTTCTACACAAAACAGTCTTCTTGGGAAGATCGCAAGCTAA
- a CDS encoding aspartate ammonia-lyase, giving the protein MKFRLDQDSLGKVKIPADAYYGAFTGRAINQYHVTGHKGHENLIKSFVMIKRSAAIANMKTKAIDTKRGKAIVSACDKILSGKYVDQFVVDMINSGAGTAFNMNSNEVIANVALEILRKKKGQYGFLHPNDHVNMSQSSNDTYPTAMHVAILMNLKETIPAIDILIKSLSKKAKQFSSFKKIGRTHLMDALPVTLGSEFAAYVTSITKARNEIVASQKELQNVALGGTAVGSGANTPKGYRKIAISELAKVSKLSLKPEKDMQHGLQSKYAVANCSSALRNLVLEIGKLANDIRLMASGPIAGLAELGIPAVHAGSSIMPGKVNPSLAECMNMICFNVIGNDTAVSYAAQSGQFELNVMLPGMLKCMLESTDMLKNFLPIFSVNLIDGLTANKVKLRADIENSPVIVTLLTPKIGYLKSAELFKESLKTGKTIRELVVSKKLMTNKEIDSLFG; this is encoded by the coding sequence ATGAAATTTCGTTTAGATCAAGATTCTTTAGGTAAAGTCAAAATTCCTGCAGACGCATATTATGGGGCATTTACTGGAAGAGCAATCAACCAATATCACGTAACTGGACACAAAGGCCATGAGAATTTGATAAAGTCATTTGTCATGATTAAGAGATCTGCTGCAATAGCAAATATGAAAACAAAAGCAATTGATACTAAACGTGGAAAAGCAATAGTTTCTGCATGTGATAAAATTTTGTCTGGAAAGTATGTGGATCAGTTTGTAGTAGACATGATAAATTCTGGTGCGGGAACTGCATTTAACATGAATTCAAATGAAGTCATAGCAAATGTTGCGCTAGAAATTTTACGCAAAAAGAAAGGACAATATGGATTCCTACACCCAAATGATCACGTCAACATGTCACAATCAAGTAATGATACATACCCAACTGCTATGCATGTTGCCATCTTAATGAATCTCAAAGAAACAATTCCAGCAATTGACATTTTGATAAAGTCATTATCTAAAAAAGCAAAACAGTTTTCCTCATTTAAAAAAATTGGAAGAACACACCTCATGGATGCATTGCCAGTTACTCTAGGTAGTGAATTTGCAGCTTACGTTACATCAATTACTAAAGCAAGAAATGAAATTGTTGCATCGCAAAAAGAATTACAAAATGTTGCACTTGGTGGAACTGCTGTTGGTTCTGGTGCAAACACACCAAAGGGTTACAGGAAAATTGCAATATCAGAGCTTGCAAAAGTTTCAAAGTTATCATTAAAACCTGAAAAAGACATGCAACATGGATTACAGAGCAAATATGCAGTTGCAAATTGTTCAAGTGCATTGAGAAATTTGGTATTAGAAATTGGAAAACTTGCAAATGATATCAGACTAATGGCATCAGGTCCAATTGCAGGATTAGCAGAACTTGGAATTCCTGCAGTACACGCAGGTTCATCAATTATGCCAGGAAAAGTAAATCCATCATTAGCTGAATGCATGAATATGATTTGCTTTAACGTGATTGGAAACGATACTGCAGTATCATATGCCGCACAGAGTGGCCAGTTTGAGCTTAATGTAATGTTGCCTGGAATGCTAAAGTGTATGTTAGAATCAACTGACATGTTAAAGAATTTCTTACCAATATTTTCTGTAAATTTGATTGATGGGTTGACTGCAAACAAAGTCAAGTTACGTGCAGATATTGAAAATAGTCCAGTAATCGTTACTCTACTAACTCCAAAAATTGGATATCTGAAATCTGCAGAACTATTCAAAGAATCATTAAAAACTGGAAAGACTATCAGAGAATTAGTTGTTTCAAAGAAATTAATGACTAACAAGGAAATTGATTCTCTGTTTGGATAA
- a CDS encoding multicopper oxidase domain-containing protein, with amino-acid sequence MLFTIAAVAVMGATLFGSTYTQTQISGQSIDMTQMDVDVLDKIRHMGGLQLVMPEAFAETDCGVLESSGRTVHDFQLTGESVELPIMGGKTYNAMTFSGTVPGPTLRVTQGDVVKMTLTIPDDEVTGHGNDMHASQISASAFESVNPGETSQYCYIAEAAGIFKYHCSGVKLIGMDQHVLSGMYGIAIVDPANGYKKLMVEKTSGSGELDRKFYDADALEFQLQYNQLYLTPEGNYDAGAMFKHHNTATVVNGMQFGYVPNMAHNLLVNGDVNKNIFVAQPWNGLEHKQYQSQLLFVENDQHVRLFIENQGNEPVFFHIVGEILDRVVQGNRVQSAATETWLLGGSQGMIVDLVFDEPGAYAAVNHDYAAIYTGAATVFVAGDPFGLNPVLVEKGVIPAPVPSYAYALGNPSDAVPPMGMNSIAHPALNIHGLYTDEVASEMQASGDYVALWEVIPVVAEILTS; translated from the coding sequence ATGCTCTTTACAATTGCAGCAGTAGCTGTAATGGGCGCAACCTTATTCGGAAGCACATACACACAAACCCAAATTTCTGGTCAATCTATTGACATGACCCAAATGGATGTCGATGTCTTAGATAAAATCAGACATATGGGAGGTTTACAGCTTGTAATGCCTGAAGCATTCGCAGAAACTGATTGTGGTGTTTTGGAATCATCCGGTAGAACCGTTCATGATTTCCAATTAACTGGTGAAAGTGTTGAACTTCCAATTATGGGAGGAAAGACCTACAACGCCATGACCTTTAGTGGTACAGTCCCAGGACCAACACTAAGAGTTACTCAAGGTGATGTAGTCAAAATGACACTTACAATTCCAGATGATGAAGTTACTGGACACGGTAACGACATGCATGCATCTCAAATCTCTGCAAGCGCTTTTGAGTCTGTCAATCCTGGCGAAACAAGTCAGTATTGTTACATCGCTGAAGCAGCTGGTATTTTCAAATACCATTGTTCTGGTGTCAAACTAATTGGTATGGACCAACACGTACTTTCCGGCATGTACGGAATTGCAATTGTTGATCCAGCTAATGGATACAAGAAACTAATGGTTGAGAAGACTAGTGGCAGCGGTGAACTTGACAGAAAGTTCTATGATGCAGATGCATTAGAGTTCCAACTCCAATACAATCAATTGTACCTAACACCTGAAGGCAATTATGATGCCGGCGCAATGTTCAAGCATCATAACACTGCAACAGTTGTTAACGGAATGCAATTTGGTTATGTACCAAATATGGCTCATAACTTACTCGTCAATGGTGATGTAAACAAGAACATCTTTGTTGCACAACCATGGAATGGACTTGAACACAAGCAATACCAATCACAGCTCTTATTTGTTGAAAATGATCAACACGTAAGACTCTTCATTGAAAACCAAGGTAACGAACCAGTATTCTTCCACATTGTTGGAGAAATATTGGATAGAGTTGTCCAAGGTAACAGAGTACAATCCGCAGCAACTGAAACATGGTTACTCGGTGGCTCACAAGGAATGATTGTTGACTTGGTATTTGATGAACCAGGTGCATACGCAGCAGTAAACCATGACTATGCAGCAATTTACACTGGCGCAGCTACAGTCTTTGTAGCAGGTGATCCATTCGGCTTGAACCCAGTTCTAGTTGAAAAAGGAGTTATCCCAGCACCAGTGCCATCTTATGCATATGCTTTAGGCAATCCTAGTGATGCTGTCCCTCCAATGGGAATGAACAGTATTGCTCATCCTGCACTAAACATTCACGGTTTATACACTGATGAAGTAGCTTCTGAAATGCAAGCAAGTGGCGATTATGTCGCATTATGGGAAGTAATTCCTGTAGTAGCAGAAATCCTAACTTCTTGA
- a CDS encoding D-2-hydroxyacid dehydrogenase has product MGFDDSVLICDEVDPILNKILEDNDLKISYEPEITPDQILEKISNYNIVIVRSRTTITKEMIDKADNCKIIARVGVGLDNVDQEAAKIKNIRVINAVEGAMNAVAELVLGLMLSLARQTARGDRGIRNGQWLKKELKGTELKGKYLGIIGLGNIGKRLGRLARALNMNIIGYDVVPIDEEFSKEVGLMKADLNTLLQSSDYISIHVPLLDSTYHLLDAQKMSTMKKTAKIINTSRGGVVDEDALYDALKNGTLGGAALDVFEKEPAVGTKLAELDNVILTPHIGAQTKEAQSLAANVIAEKIIQILRGVI; this is encoded by the coding sequence ATGGGATTTGATGATTCTGTATTGATCTGTGATGAAGTGGATCCAATTTTAAATAAAATTTTAGAAGACAATGACTTGAAAATATCATATGAACCAGAAATTACACCTGACCAAATTTTAGAAAAGATTTCTAATTACAATATTGTAATTGTTAGAAGCAGAACGACAATCACAAAAGAAATGATCGATAAAGCAGATAACTGTAAAATTATTGCCCGTGTTGGAGTTGGACTTGATAATGTTGATCAAGAAGCTGCCAAAATAAAAAACATTAGAGTAATCAATGCAGTGGAAGGGGCAATGAATGCCGTAGCTGAATTAGTTTTAGGACTAATGTTGTCCCTTGCAAGACAAACAGCAAGAGGTGATAGAGGAATTAGAAATGGACAATGGCTTAAAAAAGAATTGAAAGGAACAGAGCTTAAAGGAAAATATCTTGGAATTATTGGATTAGGAAATATTGGAAAAAGATTAGGTAGACTTGCACGTGCACTAAACATGAACATTATTGGATATGATGTAGTTCCAATTGATGAAGAATTTTCAAAAGAAGTTGGTTTGATGAAAGCAGACTTGAATACTTTGTTACAAAGTTCTGATTACATCTCTATTCATGTTCCATTATTGGATTCAACTTATCATCTCTTAGATGCACAAAAAATGTCTACGATGAAAAAGACTGCAAAAATTATCAATACTTCTAGGGGCGGAGTAGTTGATGAAGACGCACTTTATGATGCTCTCAAAAATGGAACTTTGGGTGGTGCAGCCCTGGATGTATTTGAAAAAGAACCTGCTGTTGGAACAAAATTGGCAGAACTTGACAATGTAATTTTGACTCCGCATATTGGTGCCCAAACAAAAGAAGCGCAATCATTGGCTGCAAATGTTATTGCTGAGAAGATTATCCAGATTTTAAGAGGCGTCATCTAG
- a CDS encoding thr operon leader peptide: MNKYSVITIIAIIVIISPFLFSAMNVIGSQQLEYRWYSPGTFSFFTMLNHGETEFCNTLPFWISFQKFEVSVFYTDAYLGSYVVKPLTLDPLASGVQEGVFSSEDISNAQHVFMNFDFEFDSGDIRLDPNQFVVVIQTDTPILNLIPYSSTTQITGFEFDQIMNAEDLTCD, translated from the coding sequence ATGAACAAGTATTCCGTAATCACCATAATTGCAATCATAGTAATCATTAGTCCGTTTTTATTTTCTGCAATGAACGTTATTGGTAGTCAACAATTAGAATACAGATGGTATTCTCCTGGAACTTTTTCATTTTTTACAATGTTGAATCATGGGGAAACAGAATTTTGCAATACACTGCCATTTTGGATCTCATTTCAAAAATTTGAAGTTTCAGTGTTCTACACGGATGCATATTTAGGATCATATGTAGTCAAGCCATTAACACTTGATCCATTAGCATCTGGAGTTCAAGAAGGGGTTTTTTCTTCTGAAGATATTTCTAATGCACAACATGTTTTCATGAATTTTGATTTTGAGTTTGATTCAGGGGATATCAGATTAGACCCTAATCAATTTGTTGTGGTAATTCAGACAGACACACCCATTTTGAACCTCATTCCATATTCATCAACTACACAAATTACAGGATTTGAGTTTGACCAAATAATGAATGCTGAAGATTTGACTTGTGACTAG
- a CDS encoding 50S ribosomal protein L15e, translating to MPSRQDQIWIRLWKENAPELRERIVGWRKQNAITRIDKPSRLQRARRLGYKAKQGIVVVRMRVGTGGMRKQRPTGGRRPKHLGVTRIKADDNMKTVAERRVCERYPNLKLLGSYFIYKDGKHYWFEVILADPDHPRIAQDKELTKRISQTA from the coding sequence ATGCCTAGTCGTCAAGACCAAATATGGATCAGACTTTGGAAAGAGAATGCTCCAGAACTACGTGAACGTATTGTTGGCTGGCGTAAACAAAATGCAATTACTCGTATTGACAAGCCTAGTAGATTACAGAGGGCAAGACGTTTAGGGTACAAAGCAAAACAAGGCATTGTTGTTGTTAGAATGAGAGTAGGTACTGGTGGTATGAGAAAACAAAGACCTACTGGTGGAAGACGTCCAAAACATCTTGGTGTTACAAGAATCAAGGCAGATGACAATATGAAGACTGTTGCAGAGAGAAGAGTTTGTGAAAGATATCCAAACTTGAAACTTTTAGGTTCATACTTTATCTACAAAGACGGAAAACATTATTGGTTTGAAGTAATCTTGGCAGACCCAGATCATCCAAGAATTGCACAAGATAAAGAATTAACTAAACGAATATCTCAAACAGCATAA
- a CDS encoding CFI-box-CTERM domain-containing protein gives MKITLFIPILLLLIVSPVFGQLSDKTGLLTRLDVDVSGHTFEVVTVSNFKILDHEFDKDEKRLTIFANSGLENNLGEVTIPKNLLGGNFTFYLNDVQVTQESKSNNRISFITLNFTGTGDNKIDIIGTNALIGVKEIEITLTDNEQDNSDDNAGGGCLIATATFGSELAPKVQKLRELRDNKLMQTESGKNFMNSFNHFYYSFSPQIADYQRQNPTFNELVKVGITPMLNSLSLLNYAETESEVLTIGLSLIILNTGVYFALPAIVIVGIKNLFFKHNP, from the coding sequence TTGAAAATAACATTATTCATTCCAATACTCTTACTTTTGATAGTATCTCCTGTGTTTGGTCAATTATCTGATAAAACAGGATTGCTTACTAGACTTGATGTTGATGTCAGTGGTCACACTTTTGAAGTTGTCACTGTCTCAAACTTTAAGATTTTAGATCATGAATTTGACAAAGATGAAAAACGTCTAACCATATTTGCAAACAGTGGTCTTGAAAACAATTTGGGCGAAGTAACAATTCCTAAAAATTTACTTGGTGGAAATTTTACTTTTTATCTTAATGATGTACAAGTTACTCAAGAATCAAAATCTAATAACAGAATCTCGTTTATCACTTTGAATTTTACTGGAACCGGTGATAATAAAATCGATATTATTGGAACTAATGCCTTGATTGGTGTAAAAGAGATTGAAATTACACTAACTGATAATGAGCAAGATAATTCTGATGATAATGCTGGTGGTGGTTGCTTAATTGCAACTGCAACATTTGGATCTGAGCTTGCACCTAAAGTACAAAAATTGCGAGAATTAAGAGATAACAAACTAATGCAAACAGAATCAGGTAAAAATTTTATGAATTCATTTAACCACTTTTACTATTCATTTAGCCCACAAATAGCAGACTATCAAAGGCAAAATCCAACATTCAATGAACTAGTCAAGGTGGGAATTACTCCTATGCTCAACTCTTTGTCTCTTCTAAATTATGCTGAAACAGAATCTGAGGTTCTAACTATTGGGTTATCATTAATCATACTCAATACTGGAGTGTATTTTGCATTACCTGCAATTGTAATTGTAGGAATCAAAAATCTATTTTTTAAACATAATCCATAA
- a CDS encoding TlpA family protein disulfide reductase — MSAVIGQKAPNFGVSEWVQGAPTNFDQEKDHIVLVEVFQVNCPGCFMHALPEAIEIYNKYKDEGVRVIGIATAFEDFDKNTLDNLKMLAETGEIIGETRSAFQMSGQLQEGNKLPYKIPFPLAMDNLVKTTGEISQEKIMQFIYPQIPEFDSQPEEYKNQIIQRVKDYMKSKEYSAETFEKFALQGTPSTILVDRKGILRDVSFGQVGQTESMIQKLLRED; from the coding sequence ATGAGCGCTGTAATTGGTCAAAAAGCACCAAATTTTGGAGTATCAGAATGGGTACAAGGAGCACCAACAAATTTTGACCAAGAAAAAGACCACATTGTTTTAGTTGAGGTATTTCAAGTAAATTGTCCTGGATGTTTTATGCATGCACTACCTGAAGCAATTGAGATTTACAACAAGTACAAAGACGAAGGTGTTAGAGTGATTGGAATTGCAACTGCCTTTGAAGATTTTGATAAAAACACTCTGGATAATTTGAAGATGCTTGCAGAGACCGGAGAGATAATAGGGGAAACTAGAAGCGCATTTCAAATGAGTGGTCAATTACAAGAGGGAAACAAGCTACCATACAAAATTCCATTTCCTTTAGCAATGGATAATTTGGTAAAGACAACAGGTGAAATAAGTCAAGAAAAAATTATGCAGTTTATTTATCCACAGATTCCAGAGTTTGATTCGCAACCTGAAGAATACAAAAATCAAATAATTCAAAGAGTCAAAGACTATATGAAATCAAAAGAATATTCTGCTGAGACCTTTGAGAAATTTGCACTACAAGGAACACCTTCTACCATTTTAGTGGATAGAAAAGGAATTCTCAGAGATGTTTCATTTGGACAAGTCGGGCAAACAGAATCAATGATTCAAAAGTTACTTAGAGAAGATTAG
- a CDS encoding HEAT repeat domain-containing protein yields the protein MEKKYEQKDTEYFVSLLDHPDYVIRTRATCILVDFGGEDKVPYIAKVLKNDDNELVRHEAAFSLGQMCYSSSVAPLTDATLNDPSLFVRHEAAIALGVVGNKDAKDALEKALNDPEKPVVESAVVALSNIEFMEKLSKNEKFAKLTGG from the coding sequence ATGGAAAAAAAATATGAGCAAAAAGATACTGAATATTTTGTAAGCCTTTTAGATCATCCTGATTATGTAATACGAACAAGAGCTACATGTATCTTAGTTGATTTTGGTGGAGAAGACAAGGTACCATATATTGCCAAAGTTTTGAAAAATGATGATAATGAATTGGTAAGACATGAAGCTGCCTTCTCTCTAGGACAGATGTGTTATTCTAGTTCAGTTGCACCTCTAACTGATGCAACTCTAAATGATCCAAGTCTGTTTGTAAGACACGAGGCTGCAATAGCATTAGGTGTTGTTGGAAATAAAGATGCAAAAGATGCCCTAGAAAAGGCATTAAATGATCCAGAAAAACCAGTCGTCGAATCTGCAGTTGTAGCATTATCTAATATTGAATTTATGGAAAAGTTAAGTAAGAACGAAAAGTTTGCAAAGTTAACAGGTGGATGA
- a CDS encoding plastocyanin/azurin family copper-binding protein gives MNFSYGIIAVVGVLVAISLGFIAMSPDQIIQPRIVEDKPTICTMEWAPVCGIDGETYGNLCMLNAAGVKLVHKGECSVDDPIVKPRVEPKPEPVMESKTEPKPVTSAVPASPQTHIVETAQGSGGPGCEETNECYLPYSIEIFVGDTVQWDNVDTAAHTVTSGTIQDGASGMFDSSLFMAGGSFDFTFNEAGAFDYFCMVHPWMTGQVIVYEAKEMVVFEEPTDEPVMMEPEPLPEPEPQSESPMSLTISTPDGVGVPGCEDTNECYLPYEVTVAVGTTVTWSNDDTAAHTVTSGNVNSGPTGVFDSGLFMSGATFDFTFNEAGAFDYFCMVHPWMTGIVHVK, from the coding sequence ATGAATTTTTCTTATGGAATTATAGCTGTAGTTGGGGTTCTTGTAGCAATATCTCTTGGATTTATTGCAATGTCTCCAGATCAAATTATTCAGCCAAGAATAGTCGAAGACAAACCCACTATCTGCACCATGGAATGGGCTCCTGTTTGTGGTATTGATGGTGAGACTTATGGTAACCTCTGTATGTTGAATGCAGCTGGTGTAAAATTAGTTCATAAAGGCGAATGCAGCGTTGATGATCCTATAGTCAAACCTAGAGTTGAACCTAAACCCGAACCTGTTATGGAATCTAAAACAGAGCCAAAACCTGTAACATCAGCAGTTCCCGCATCTCCTCAAACTCATATTGTTGAAACTGCACAAGGTTCAGGAGGTCCAGGATGTGAGGAGACTAACGAATGTTATTTACCATATTCTATAGAAATTTTTGTTGGTGATACTGTCCAATGGGATAATGTTGATACTGCAGCTCACACTGTAACAAGTGGCACTATCCAAGATGGTGCTTCTGGAATGTTTGATTCAAGTTTGTTTATGGCAGGTGGTTCTTTTGACTTTACATTTAATGAAGCAGGAGCTTTTGATTATTTCTGTATGGTTCATCCTTGGATGACAGGTCAAGTAATTGTTTATGAAGCAAAAGAAATGGTAGTATTTGAAGAACCAACAGACGAACCAGTAATGATGGAACCAGAACCATTACCTGAACCAGAACCTCAATCTGAATCACCAATGTCCCTAACAATTTCAACTCCTGATGGAGTAGGAGTTCCTGGATGTGAAGATACTAACGAATGCTACTTGCCTTATGAGGTAACTGTAGCTGTTGGTACGACAGTTACTTGGAGTAATGATGATACTGCAGCTCATACCGTAACAAGTGGTAATGTGAATTCAGGACCAACAGGTGTATTTGATTCAGGATTGTTTATGTCTGGTGCAACTTTTGACTTTACATTTAATGAAGCAGGAGCTTTTGATTATTTCTGTATGGTTCATCCTTGGATGACTGGAATAGTTCACGTAAAGTAA